From one uncultured Paludibacter sp. genomic stretch:
- a CDS encoding conserved exported hypothetical protein (Evidence 4 : Unknown function but conserved in other organisms), with the protein MKKIILFLWFSFAFSIGICAQNNDIRRIVDEIQTKYVPDQRVLEYNIDIKQQDNTPTLTGVVSDVQVYQELINSLKTASVPFVDSIRVLPDKKAIGEKCWAFVPLSVINISNKPLFSAEIVSQTLMGTPIKLLDKSRGGWTQIQTPDGYIGWTNTDLDGITEQQRKAYNAKEKLIVTAHNAVVYEKGNKKSAVVSDVVMGNLLALEGKYGDAEFCAVSLPDGRKGFISTAETLPFTVWKKGIHLSGDNLIHLGKEFTGLPYFWGGTSARGMDCSGFTKTLYYMHGIILPRDASQQYRCGTEIDTSNGFGNLQKGDLLFFGRKNENDPGNPAIIHVAMYIGNNQFIHSSNTVRISSFDPQSPNFDEYNLKRFIGAKRILGVPVNGYWSIFEHEWYK; encoded by the coding sequence ATGAAAAAAATCATTCTTTTCTTATGGTTTTCTTTTGCTTTTTCTATCGGTATTTGCGCTCAAAATAACGATATCCGGCGCATTGTAGATGAAATACAAACAAAATACGTACCCGATCAACGTGTGTTGGAATATAATATCGACATAAAACAGCAAGATAATACGCCTACGCTTACGGGCGTAGTTTCCGATGTTCAGGTTTATCAGGAGCTTATCAATTCTTTAAAAACCGCTTCGGTTCCTTTTGTCGACAGTATCCGCGTGTTGCCCGATAAAAAAGCGATAGGAGAGAAGTGTTGGGCTTTTGTTCCGCTTTCGGTAATCAATATCAGCAACAAACCGCTTTTTAGCGCCGAAATAGTTTCGCAAACGTTGATGGGAACGCCGATAAAATTATTGGATAAAAGCAGGGGAGGATGGACGCAAATTCAAACCCCCGACGGTTATATCGGCTGGACGAATACGGATTTGGACGGAATAACCGAGCAACAACGCAAAGCGTATAATGCAAAGGAAAAATTAATTGTAACCGCTCATAACGCGGTGGTTTATGAAAAAGGAAATAAAAAATCGGCGGTCGTTTCGGACGTGGTGATGGGCAATTTATTGGCGCTTGAAGGAAAATACGGCGATGCTGAGTTTTGCGCGGTGTCGCTCCCTGACGGTAGAAAAGGATTTATTTCCACTGCCGAAACACTTCCTTTCACCGTATGGAAAAAAGGCATTCATTTGTCGGGTGACAACTTAATACATTTGGGAAAAGAATTTACCGGACTGCCTTATTTTTGGGGAGGAACTTCTGCGCGGGGAATGGACTGCAGCGGATTTACAAAAACACTTTATTATATGCACGGCATTATTCTGCCTCGCGATGCATCGCAACAATACCGGTGCGGCACGGAGATTGACACAAGCAACGGTTTTGGAAACCTGCAAAAAGGCGATTTATTGTTCTTTGGACGAAAAAACGAGAATGACCCCGGCAATCCTGCCATTATTCATGTGGCAATGTATATCGGCAATAACCAATTTATTCATTCCTCCAATACGGTGCGTATAAGCAGTTTCGACCCGCAAAGTCCGAATTTTGATGAATATAATCTGAAACGTTTTATCGGGGCTAAACGCATTTTAGGAGTTCCTGTAAACGGATATTGGAGCATTTTTGAACATGAGTGGTATAAATGA
- a CDS encoding conserved exported hypothetical protein (Evidence 4 : Unknown function but conserved in other organisms) → MAQNRRNFLKNLAVLGGLSMVNLPAAANVFTQKSKSNLSGKMKLSWQPYDLQLKHAFNISNFSRKTTPVVLTSIEYDGLIGYGEASMPPYLGESQASVMEFLKKVDLSGFNDPLKIEEILQYVDSIAENNTAAKASVDIALHDLAGKIIGKPWYQLWGLDKEDIPNTTFTIGIDTDDVIREKVKEVEGQFKILKVKLGTSNDKRIIEAVRSVSSLPLAVDANQGWKDKHFALDMIHWLKEKGVVMVEQPMKKYNLDDIAWVTEQSPLPVFADESCQRLHDVERLKGAFSGINIKLMKCTGMREAWQMRNLAQVFGMKVMVGCMTETSCAISAASQLTPGIDFADMDGALLIKNDAFDGAKLTEGKMIPTDLPGIGAKKIG, encoded by the coding sequence ATGGCACAAAATAGACGAAATTTCCTTAAGAATTTAGCAGTGTTAGGCGGATTGAGTATGGTAAATTTGCCTGCTGCAGCCAATGTTTTCACACAAAAATCAAAATCAAATTTATCAGGTAAAATGAAATTAAGTTGGCAACCGTATGATTTGCAATTAAAACATGCGTTTAATATCTCCAATTTTTCCCGCAAAACAACGCCGGTAGTGCTAACCTCCATTGAGTACGACGGTTTAATCGGGTATGGCGAAGCGTCTATGCCTCCTTATTTGGGCGAATCGCAGGCATCGGTGATGGAATTCCTGAAAAAAGTGGATTTATCCGGATTCAACGACCCGCTTAAAATAGAAGAAATACTTCAATATGTTGATTCCATTGCTGAGAATAATACGGCGGCAAAAGCATCGGTGGATATCGCCTTACACGATTTGGCGGGTAAAATCATAGGAAAACCATGGTATCAGCTTTGGGGACTCGATAAGGAAGATATTCCGAATACTACGTTTACCATCGGTATTGATACAGACGACGTTATCCGTGAAAAAGTAAAGGAAGTGGAAGGGCAGTTTAAAATTCTGAAAGTAAAACTCGGAACCTCCAATGATAAGCGGATTATTGAAGCGGTGCGTTCCGTCAGCAGTTTACCGTTGGCGGTAGATGCCAATCAGGGTTGGAAAGACAAACATTTCGCTCTGGATATGATTCATTGGTTAAAAGAAAAAGGAGTGGTAATGGTAGAACAACCGATGAAGAAATACAATTTGGACGATATCGCGTGGGTTACCGAACAAAGTCCGCTGCCGGTGTTTGCCGATGAATCTTGCCAGCGTTTGCATGATGTGGAACGTTTGAAAGGAGCTTTCTCGGGAATTAATATAAAACTGATGAAGTGCACGGGAATGCGTGAAGCGTGGCAAATGCGTAATTTGGCGCAAGTATTTGGAATGAAAGTAATGGTTGGTTGTATGACGGAAACTTCGTGCGCTATTTCTGCCGCGTCGCAATTAACTCCGGGAATTGATTTTGCCGATATGGACGGAGCATTGTTAATAAAAAATGACGCTTTTGACGGCGCAAAACTCACCGAAGGTAAAATGATACCGACAGATTTGCCCGGAATAGGAGCGAAGAAGATTGGTTGA
- a CDS encoding GSCFA domain protein, producing MIIDNWFYHVFTTKVNIPASTVQIGYNDKLMTLGSCFAENIGKKLTDAFFQVNINPFGVLYNPMSVNDSLQKLMGNDFYTETELFEHQSLWHSFSHSSLYSGETKKECLQKINASLQEARKFLQETRFLLITFGTAWIYENTEDGKTVANCHKLPANRFHRRRLSVTEIGEKFTILLSQLKARNPHLEVIFTVSPIRHWKDGAHENNVSKSVLHLAIEELKEKFPFVHYFPAYEIQLDELRDYRFYAPDMLHPSETAVDYIWKRFSETYFGKETEGLKKELEQLRADLNHRPLHPESSEYQQFLKSVEKRKAKLQEKYPGLGSLLEGK from the coding sequence TTGATAATTGATAATTGGTTCTATCACGTGTTCACCACCAAAGTAAATATACCCGCGTCAACAGTACAAATCGGTTATAATGATAAACTGATGACGTTGGGCTCATGTTTCGCGGAAAACATCGGCAAAAAACTAACAGACGCCTTTTTTCAGGTAAATATAAATCCTTTCGGGGTGTTGTATAATCCGATGTCGGTAAACGATTCGCTTCAGAAATTAATGGGCAATGATTTTTATACTGAAACTGAACTGTTTGAACATCAATCACTTTGGCATAGTTTTTCGCACAGCAGTTTATATTCAGGTGAAACGAAAAAAGAGTGTTTGCAAAAAATAAACGCGAGCCTACAAGAGGCGCGCAAATTCTTGCAAGAAACACGTTTTTTACTGATAACCTTTGGTACGGCGTGGATTTACGAGAACACGGAAGACGGAAAAACAGTTGCAAATTGTCATAAATTGCCTGCCAATCGTTTTCACAGACGGAGATTGAGCGTAACTGAAATTGGCGAGAAGTTTACAATCCTTTTATCTCAATTAAAAGCAAGAAACCCACACTTGGAAGTGATTTTCACCGTTAGTCCCATTCGGCACTGGAAAGATGGAGCGCACGAAAACAATGTCAGCAAATCAGTTCTACATCTGGCTATTGAAGAGTTGAAAGAAAAATTCCCGTTTGTACATTATTTCCCGGCGTATGAAATTCAATTGGACGAATTGCGCGATTACCGTTTTTACGCTCCCGATATGCTTCATCCATCGGAAACAGCGGTGGATTATATCTGGAAACGTTTTTCTGAGACTTATTTCGGGAAGGAGACGGAAGGATTGAAAAAAGAATTGGAACAGTTACGCGCCGATTTAAATCACCGTCCGTTGCATCCGGAATCATCCGAATATCAGCAATTTTTGAAAAGCGTAGAAAAAAGAAAAGCCAAATTGCAGGAAAAATATCCCGGACTTGGCTCACTTTTAGAAGGGAAATAA
- a CDS encoding conserved membrane hypothetical protein (Evidence 4 : Unknown function but conserved in other organisms) codes for MKKIILLLIIIGFALPLLQAQNSTRPKVALVLSGGGAKGFSHIGVLEVLEKEGIPIDIIVGTSIGSIMGGLYSIGYTSKDLSDMCLNENWSLLLSDYLPRKKLDQYTQQEQQRYVLSIPVYAENKPTLGNGVVQGENVLNLFCELASRVPQKADFNKFPISFACVATDLNSGKEVILNSGFLPTAIFSSMAIPGVFAPMKYQDYMLVDGGAVNNFPTDVAKRMGADIIIGVNLNTAFKKKERIPTLMDLTAQLAGILTARKDSANKARCDILIEPNLTGYNSSSFSNEVADTLIRRGKESAMAVIDQIRALKKKYNLQPRTITDSLTALKTQKIVKIQFTGKYSLPTKLLLEVINLRTPGTYDLPAIKKSIENLYGLGVFNRVYFAFIDKPEGETLDITVEERKNYDLNVGMRLNTRSMVSVILNATRKNFSNTVNFLSFTADVSNNPRFNFLAEMNKNKLPKLALALEGSYSDMKIHTTKNYTNPASIYYGSAKLYTYQRVLNYSLIGLGIKEDYYIGNIYDAAENSGVVATKIDNAISNYYVFYNFDNLDNFYYPTSGAQIYSEFVLAHDYKSYKDLHPIVLLKLKNVQSIGSNLALLTGINTRFIMRGEKTPVFLRNYLVPTEYEAFYYHHLPFYGLPSVWAVKRNVAIGSLGVRYNAFKKSYFTLSGNYMLENDEFDQFKNYQGTWGLGVTYSYKTPVGPIELTLGYSNAYQKLIVSGNVGFWF; via the coding sequence ATGAAAAAAATAATACTATTACTTATCATAATCGGTTTTGCGTTGCCACTTTTGCAGGCACAAAATTCTACACGCCCCAAGGTTGCATTGGTTTTAAGCGGAGGCGGCGCAAAAGGTTTCTCACATATTGGTGTGCTTGAGGTATTGGAAAAAGAAGGTATTCCTATCGATATCATCGTCGGCACGAGCATCGGAAGCATTATGGGAGGATTATATTCCATCGGATATACATCCAAAGACCTGAGCGATATGTGTTTGAACGAAAACTGGTCGTTATTGCTTTCGGATTACCTGCCACGTAAAAAGTTGGATCAATATACACAACAGGAGCAGCAAAGATACGTGCTTTCAATTCCTGTGTATGCCGAAAATAAACCCACTTTAGGTAATGGAGTGGTACAAGGCGAAAATGTTCTGAACTTGTTTTGTGAATTAGCTTCAAGAGTTCCGCAAAAAGCAGATTTTAATAAATTTCCCATCTCTTTTGCTTGTGTTGCCACCGATTTAAATTCGGGAAAAGAAGTAATATTGAATTCGGGATTTCTCCCTACGGCTATTTTTTCCAGTATGGCTATTCCCGGAGTATTTGCTCCTATGAAATACCAGGATTATATGCTGGTAGACGGTGGCGCCGTCAATAATTTTCCTACGGATGTGGCAAAAAGAATGGGCGCCGACATTATTATCGGGGTAAATTTAAATACCGCCTTTAAGAAAAAAGAAAGAATTCCTACGTTGATGGATTTAACGGCTCAACTTGCGGGAATTCTTACTGCGCGTAAAGATTCTGCAAATAAAGCGCGTTGCGACATTTTAATTGAACCGAACCTTACGGGTTACAATTCATCCAGTTTCTCCAACGAAGTGGCAGACACATTAATACGTAGAGGCAAAGAATCGGCAATGGCTGTTATAGACCAAATCAGAGCATTAAAAAAGAAATATAATCTGCAACCCAGAACAATAACCGATAGTTTAACCGCATTAAAAACCCAAAAGATTGTAAAAATTCAATTCACAGGAAAATATTCATTACCGACTAAATTGTTGTTAGAAGTTATAAACCTACGCACGCCGGGGACTTATGATTTACCTGCAATAAAAAAATCAATAGAAAATTTATACGGATTAGGCGTTTTTAATCGTGTATATTTCGCATTTATAGACAAACCTGAAGGTGAAACACTCGACATCACCGTGGAAGAACGTAAAAACTATGATTTGAATGTAGGAATGAGATTAAATACCCGAAGTATGGTTTCGGTGATATTAAATGCTACACGCAAAAACTTTTCCAATACGGTGAATTTTTTATCGTTCACAGCTGATGTTTCAAATAATCCCAGATTTAATTTTTTGGCGGAAATGAACAAAAACAAACTCCCCAAATTAGCATTGGCGCTTGAAGGTTCATACTCCGATATGAAAATACATACAACAAAAAATTATACCAACCCCGCAAGCATATATTACGGCTCAGCAAAATTATACACCTATCAACGTGTGCTTAATTATTCTTTAATTGGTCTGGGTATAAAAGAAGATTATTACATCGGCAATATTTATGACGCAGCCGAAAATAGCGGTGTAGTTGCGACCAAGATAGATAATGCCATCTCCAATTACTATGTTTTTTATAATTTCGATAATTTGGATAATTTCTACTATCCAACAAGCGGAGCGCAAATTTATTCCGAATTTGTATTGGCTCACGATTATAAAAGCTATAAAGACCTCCACCCGATCGTTTTATTAAAACTCAAAAATGTTCAAAGCATCGGTTCTAATTTAGCGTTGTTAACGGGAATCAATACGCGTTTTATTATGCGAGGCGAAAAAACGCCTGTTTTTTTAAGGAATTATCTTGTTCCTACCGAATATGAAGCTTTTTATTACCACCATTTACCTTTTTACGGGTTGCCTTCTGTGTGGGCAGTAAAGCGCAATGTGGCTATAGGTAGTTTGGGAGTTCGTTATAATGCTTTTAAGAAAAGCTACTTTACGCTATCCGGCAATTATATGTTGGAAAACGATGAATTTGACCAGTTCAAAAACTACCAGGGAACGTGGGGATTGGGTGTAACATATTCCTATAAAACTCCTGTAGGTCCTATAGAACTTACATTGGGTTATTCAAATGCCTACCAAAAATTAATTGTATCGGGGAATGTNGGATTTTGGTTCTAA
- a CDS encoding Adenine deaminase translates to MTKDLKKFLKEIPKCELHLHIEGSFEPELMFEIAKRNNIKTKFSTIEELRKAYQFGNLQEFLDLYYEGANALMYEQDFYDLTMAYFNKCYEDNVVHTEIFFDPQTHTEKGVTMETVINGITKAMKDAENQFGITSYLIVCFLRHLDEDSALQTYEEALKFKDKIIGFGLDSSEVGHPPGKFARVFEKARAAGFQVVAHAGEEGPADYIWEALNVLKVSRIDHGIRCMEDEKLVQYLVEKRIPXTVCPLSXLKLQVVKKLEDHPLKKMLDKGLMVTINSDDPAYFGGYVNENYEQTSEALQLTEKEIIQIAKNSFTASYLPESVKLKWIEKLDKFTV, encoded by the coding sequence ATGACAAAAGATTTGAAAAAATTCCTNAAAGAAATTCCCAAATGTGAACTTCATCTTCACATTGAAGGTTCGTTTGAGCCGGAATTGATGTTTGAAATAGCCAAACGGAACAACATAAAAACCAAGTTCAGCACCATTGAGGAACTTCGCAAAGCATATCAATTCGGTAACTTGCAGGAGTTTTTAGACCTTTATTATGAAGGCGCTAATGCATTGATGTACGAGCAGGATTTTTACGATTTAACAATGGCATATTTCAATAAATGCTATGAAGATAATGTAGTGCACACCGAAATTTTCTTTGATCCGCAAACGCATACAGAAAAAGGAGTAACGATGGAAACCGTTATTAACGGNATTACAAAAGCTATGAAAGATGCTGAAAATCAATTTGGAATAACTTCATACCTTATTGTCTGCTTTTTACGCCATTTGGATGAAGATTCTGCTCTTCAAACATACGAGGAAGCATTGAAATTCAAAGATAAAATCATAGGTTTTGGTTTGGACTCTTCTGAAGTGGGACACCCGCCCGGCAAATTCGCCCGTGTGTTTGAAAAAGCGCGCGCCGCCGGATTTCAAGTTGTAGCGCACGCCGGAGAAGAAGGTCCTGCCGATTATATTTGGGAAGCGCTCAACGTGTTGAAAGTAAGCCGTATTGACCACGGAATTCGCTGTATGGAAGATGAAAAATTAGTGCAGTATCTTGTGGAGAAGCGTATTCCTNTAACNGTTTGTCCTCTTTCAAANCTNAAACTTCAGGTAGTAAAGAAATTGGAAGATCATCCGTTAAAAAAGATGCTCGATAAAGGATTGATGGTTACAATAAACTCAGACGACCCCGCTTATTTTGGAGGATATGTAAATGAAAACTACGAACAGACATCCGAAGCTTTGCAATTGACGGAAAAAGAAATTATTCAAATTGCCAAAAATTCATTTACCGCCTCTTATTTACCTGAAAGCGTAAAGTTAAAATGGATTGAAAAGCTGGATAAATTCACAGTATGA